The Sorangiineae bacterium MSr11367 genome window below encodes:
- a CDS encoding HAD family acid phosphatase — protein sequence MTWSFKAVRRIGGGLALAAWAMVSPAAMAAEVSYEEWQRDVEEAVSGVVPYLQDRLSGGGSNLAIVLDIDNTALVSSDFPEESGQANAPVLDAARWAHDHGYAILFVSYRAEGARNSTIRALEGVGYAVDGLCLRNGSGGRAASKQRCRREFASSGYTITANIGNLDTDLQGGDYERGFKLPDYGVLQ from the coding sequence ATGACGTGGTCTTTCAAGGCTGTGCGTAGAATCGGTGGGGGCCTTGCGCTTGCCGCTTGGGCGATGGTCTCTCCTGCGGCGATGGCGGCCGAAGTGTCGTACGAGGAGTGGCAGCGGGATGTCGAAGAGGCGGTGAGCGGCGTCGTTCCCTACCTGCAAGATAGGCTTTCGGGCGGCGGCTCCAACTTGGCGATCGTGCTCGATATCGACAACACGGCGCTGGTCTCCTCGGATTTCCCCGAGGAATCGGGGCAGGCCAATGCGCCGGTCCTCGACGCCGCGCGGTGGGCGCATGATCACGGGTACGCGATTCTGTTCGTCTCGTACCGCGCCGAGGGCGCGAGAAACTCGACCATCCGCGCGCTCGAAGGCGTCGGCTATGCGGTGGACGGACTCTGTCTCCGAAATGGCTCCGGCGGTCGCGCCGCCTCGAAGCAACGCTGCCGGCGCGAATTCGCGTCGAGCGGATACACCATCACGGCGAACATCGGCAATCTCGACACCGATCTCCAAGGCGGCGATTACGAAAGAGGCTTCAAGCTGCCCGATTACGGCGTACTTCAGTGA
- a CDS encoding EthD family reductase, with product MVRVSVSYPAGEGKTFDLEYYTTKHMPLVGALLKPVRYEIDDGVGGVTPGSAGPYLAASYLYFETVDDFRTAAALHLEHLVADVPNYTNSPPVIQISEIVASVTPTR from the coding sequence ATGGTTCGCGTTTCCGTTAGCTATCCCGCAGGCGAAGGCAAGACCTTCGACCTCGAATACTACACGACCAAGCACATGCCGCTCGTGGGCGCGTTGCTAAAGCCCGTCCGATACGAAATCGACGACGGCGTGGGGGGGGTCACCCCGGGCTCGGCGGGGCCGTACTTGGCTGCGAGCTATCTGTACTTCGAAACTGTTGACGACTTTCGCACGGCGGCCGCGCTGCACCTCGAACACCTCGTTGCGGACGTTCCCAACTATACGAATAGCCCGCCTGTTATTCAGATAAGTGAGATTGTCGCATCCGTCACGCCGACGCGATAA